In Pyrus communis chromosome 8, drPyrComm1.1, whole genome shotgun sequence, one genomic interval encodes:
- the LOC137743006 gene encoding protein FAR1-RELATED SEQUENCE 2-like, with product MLSLTEKNFQSREDLLGIVREIALKQGYATVIRRSKADKYVIIGCDRGGNYRNTNLLLEDKKRKTASRLINCPFEIWGKKKQEGFWKVDIKNLSHNHDPSTDMSGHPYYRRFSEDEILRIKQMTMAGGRTVVQALLDELGQGGFTYNIEYDQNDHLTHLFFAHSISIAMTKSYSNVFVMDCTYKTNKYKMPLLDIIGVSSFNTSFYSCFAFMQKEEEEDYVWALSMFSKLLGIDNHPVAIISDRELALMKAIESVFPRTTNILCVWHIEKNILTNYSGLHDFENGTTNRVSCQNDIEYSEHLADSGLHHFENGTTNRVSCQDEGPLVHRIAY from the exons ATGCTCTCTTTGACTGAAAAGAACTTCCAAAGTCGGGAAGACCTCCTTGGTATTGTTCGTGAAATTGCATTAAAGCAAGGGTATGCAACTGTGATTCGGAGATCGAAGGCTGATAAATATGTTATCATTGGTTGTGATAGAGGTGGTAATTATCGAAACACCAATCTTTTGTTAGAGgataagaaaaggaaaacagCATCTCGATTGATAAATTGTCCTTTTGAAATTTGGGGAAAGAAGAAACAAGAAGGATTTTGGAAGGTGGACATAAAAAATTTGTCACATAACCATGATCCTTCAACTGACATGTCTGGGCATCCCTATTATCGTCGGTTTTCAGAAGACGAAATCTTGCGCATTAAACAAATGACTATGGCTG GAGGACGTACAGTTGTTCAAGCCTTGTTGGATGAACTTGGTCAAGGTGGTTTCACTTATAACATTGAGTATGATCAGAATGATCATTTGACTCATTTATTCTTTGCCCATTCCATTTCAATTGCAATGACTAAGAGCTACTCAAATGTTTTTGTGATGGATTGCACCTATAAGACTAATAAGTACAAGATGCCATTGTTGGATATCATAGGGGTCTCAAGTTTCAACACATCATTTTATTCTTGTTTTGCCTTCATgcaaaaggaggaggaagaggattaTGTATGGGCGCTATCAATGTTTAGTAAACTCTTGGGAATTGATAATCATCCAGTGGCGATTATATCAGATAGGGAATTGGCGTTGATGAAAGCTATAGAAAGTGTCTTCCCTAGAACTACAAATATTTTATGTGTCTGGCATATTGAGAAAAATATTCTTACAAATT ATTCAGGCCTCCATGATTTTGAGAATGGGACGACGAACCGCGTCTCGTGCCAGAATGACATAGAGTACTCTGAACATTTGGCGGATTCAGGCCTCCATCATTTTGAGAATGGGACGACGAACCGCGTCTCCTGCCAGGATGAAGGACCGCTGGTGCATCGAATTGCTTACTAA